Proteins encoded in a region of the Ziziphus jujuba cultivar Dongzao chromosome 3, ASM3175591v1 genome:
- the LOC107422178 gene encoding rho GDP-dissociation inhibitor 1: MSATVGAISSAKEVNFNSQTNEEELKKPSGGEPADQPRNGETAIEDGLDNDFGDDPDDDEDDLSKLKSETHLRLGPQFSIKEQLEKDKDDESLRKWKEQLLAGVDLSAVGESKDPEVKILSLTIQCPGRKDVVLPIPFLNNPKSRLFSLKEASKYHLKFTFTVSNNIVSGLKYTNTVWKTGMKVDSTKIMLGTFSPQLEPYTYETEEETTPSGMFARGSYTARTKFVDDDGKCYLDVSYHFEILKNWPKPS, encoded by the exons ATGTCTGCTACTGTGGGAGCTATCTCTTCAGCCAAGGAGGTCAACTTCAACTCTCAAACAAATGAAGAAGAGCTCAAAAAGCCTTCTGGTGGTGAACCTGCAGACCAGCCAAGGAATGGTGAAACTGCCATTGAAGATGGCCTTGACAATGATTTTGGTGATGACCCagatgatgatgaggatgacCTTTCGAAGTTGAAATCTGAGACCCATTTGCGTCTTGGTCCCCAGTTTTCAATCAAGGAGCAGCTTGAGAAAGACAAA GATGATGAAAGTTTGAGGAAATGGAAGGAACAACTTCTTGCAGGTGTTGATCTCTCTGCTGTTGGAG AGAGTAAAGATCCAGAGGTGAAAATATTGAGCCTTACAATCCAATGCCCTGGAAGAAAAGATGTTGTCCTGCCAATTCCATTCCTTAACAATCCAAAAAGCAGGCTTTTCTCTCTCAAGGAAGCAAGTAAGTACCACCTGAAATTCACCTTCACTGTCTCCAACAACATAGTTTCAGGCCTCAAGTACACCAACACTGTCTGGAAGACTGGTATGAAag TGGACAGTACAAAAATAATGTTGGGAACATTTAGTCCTCAACTAGAGCCTTATACGTATGAAACCGAAGAAGAAACTACGCCTTCTGGCATGTTTGCAAGGGGCTCGTATACTGCTAGAACCAAG tttgtggatgatgaTGGAAAATGCTACTTGGATGTGAGTTACCACTTTGAAATCCTCAAGAACTGGCCCAAACCCTCATGA